The proteins below are encoded in one region of Sphingobium sp. CR2-8:
- a CDS encoding imm11 family protein translates to MVWGMSLPSNFGEFWPDGDFEFDAKARDGRWSERLRLHYLAQIPDEQRRLFDYGDNHVGYGAGNYGTFVVGKFTRERGTVRPGSPDYPPFRPVEPHEAPRSFAAEKSYQTLGSLIELNDGIVAVDEALKEIIERLEPGIHQFFPIEIRMPRGQIYPGQYYTMVIGQFIDSFLPENSQGDSWSGYGPEYPNTYSYKELNRGISGLALSAENFGNANLWRERSFTNILLCFSDALRAEIEKSGIRVPDSYRMMET, encoded by the coding sequence ATGGTTTGGGGAATGAGTTTACCTTCCAACTTCGGTGAATTTTGGCCGGACGGAGATTTTGAGTTCGACGCCAAGGCGCGGGATGGTCGATGGAGCGAGCGTCTTCGCCTTCACTACTTGGCGCAGATTCCTGACGAGCAGCGGAGGCTGTTCGACTATGGCGACAATCACGTCGGTTATGGAGCCGGAAACTACGGCACTTTTGTTGTCGGAAAATTTACGAGAGAGCGGGGAACGGTGAGGCCGGGGAGTCCGGACTATCCGCCTTTCAGGCCGGTTGAACCCCACGAGGCACCGCGATCTTTTGCAGCCGAAAAGAGCTATCAAACACTCGGGTCATTGATCGAGTTGAACGATGGTATCGTGGCAGTGGATGAGGCCCTGAAAGAAATAATCGAGCGACTTGAACCCGGAATCCATCAGTTTTTCCCGATTGAGATTCGCATGCCGCGCGGTCAAATTTATCCCGGACAATATTACACAATGGTCATCGGTCAATTTATTGACAGCTTTTTGCCAGAGAACAGTCAGGGGGATTCGTGGAGCGGCTACGGTCCAGAGTATCCGAATACTTATTCTTATAAAGAATTGAATAGAGGCATTTCTGGACTAGCCCTTTCAGCAGAAAATTTTGGAAATGCGAATTTGTGGCGGGAGCGGAGTTTCACTAACATTTTGCTGTGCTTTTCGGATGCGTTGCGGGCAGAGATTGAGAAGTCTGGCATTCGCGTTCCCGATTCCTATCGCATGATGGAAACCTGA